The region TCGAGCATTAAATAATCATGAGCATCTGTATCAATTGCAATCGGAACACCAGCCTCCTGCGCCTTTCGAAGCCATTCACTGGAAAGGTCCAGACGGTTCGGATTGGCATTCAGTTCAAGTGCTGTCCCGGTCTGTTTTGCTCGTTCAATTAATTTTTCAACATCTGCTTGATATCCTGCACGTCTTCCGATCAGCCTGCCGGTAGGATGAGCAATCAGGGAAACAAAAGGGTTATCCAACGCAGCATATAACCGCTCCATAATCTTTTCTTCCGACTGATTAAATCCTGAATGAATTGCCCCTATTACAAAATCCATTTCCTTTAAAAAATCATCGTCAAAATTTAATGTGCCATCCGGTAAAATATCCATCTCCACTCCGGCAAATATATGAATATCGGAATATTTTTCATTCAACCGACTGATTTCTTCTCGCTGTTTACGCAGTCTGTCTTCATTTAAACCATTGGCCACCCGTAAAAATTTGGAATGATCCGTGATACAAATGTACTCGTACTTTTTCTCCCTTGCGCGATTAACCATTTCTTCAACTGACTGTGCCCCATCACTCCAGGTCGAATGCATATGCAAGTCACCGCGAATATCCTTCTGTTCAATCAAATCCGGAACATTTTCAATAAAATATTCAAGTTCACCAGTGTTTTCCCTTGCCTCCGGCGGAATAAAATTCAGACCAAAATGGTGGAAGAACTGTTCCTCGCCTTCAAATGTCAGTGTTTCACCGGTTTCTTCCACTTCCACTCCATATTCATTAATTTTTTCCCCTTTGGATTTGGCAAGTTGTCTCATTGCAACATTATGTTCCTTGGAGCCGGTAAAATGGTGGAGTGTTGAAGCAAACTCTTCCGGGGCGACTATCCGGAAATCAACATTCACATCGTATGCTTCATCCAATGTTACGGAAACCTTTGTATCTCCCTGCGCAATTATCTCCTTGATATTATCCAATTTCAATAAGTCATCCCGTACTTCAGCAGGGTTATCAGCTGATATAATGAAATCAATATCTTTTATCGTTTCCCGCATTCTCCGCAAACTGCCAGCACGCGAAAAATCGTTAATGGAAGGTATATCCTGTAAATATGTTTCAATCCATTCGGCAATTGGAAGAATAGTCGCTATTGGCAGACGTTCCGGGCGCTTATTGGCATTTTCCAATGCTGCCAAAATTTTTTCGGCTGATTTTTTTCCAAAACCGGCGAGCTTTTCCACTTCTCCTTCATCAACCGCCTTTTTTAGTGAATCAGCATCCGTCACCCCTAATTCCTGGAACAATTTAGCCAGTTTCTTCCCGCCCAAACCGGGCAAATCCAGCAATGGAATCAACCCTTCCGGCACTTCTTTCTGAAGCTGGGCTAATGTTTCCGAAGCTCCGTTTTGAATATATTCATTGATAACAGTTGCTGTGCCTTTTCCAATTCCTTTTAATTTTGTAAAATCATCTATATCTGCAAGTGAACGGTCATCCCCCTCAAGTGCTTGTGCCGCCTTTCGGTAAGCGGAAATCTTAAAGGAATTTTCACCTTTTAATTCCAGATACGTGCCTATTTTTTCGAGTAATTTAATCACATCTTTTTTATTCACTTCCATTATCCATCACCTGCATTCGATTATTATTAAGGGAAGCTCTCTGAATAAGTATTGCAATAATTAATGGCATGCTGCAAAAACGGCCTATTAAAAGACTGATCCATTAGAAGGTTATCTTTATTGTACATGAGATACAACAAGAATACCCAATTAATTGAACCAGCCTTCAAAACTGTTAACCCTTTAATGTAGACTCAATCTGAGTGAACCAGAGTTCTGTTATTTTTTCGGACAAAAACGGCGTATACTCAATTATGAATAACGCCACCCATGAGTCGTTGATCCAAGCCTGAATTTGCGCCATAGGTGTCAATGCCAGAATGTATAACAATATAAATATAATCAGATAGACTTCAACGAATCCGAGCACAGCCCCAAGCAATTTATTAACTGATTTTAACACAGGCAAATCTGCCACAAAATCAAGCATGGAGGCAATAATTTGCATAATGATTTTAACCGCAAAGAAAATAATCGCAAATGCGACTGCATTATAAAATGCCACTTCAAGCGGCATTGACTCGAGAAAATCCACCCAGGCACTGCTGTTCCCGAGTTCCGGATATGGAATCCACAGTGCCAGTCTATCGGAAAGAACATCATAATATATCGCAGCAATTATAAAGGCGGTTATGAATCCTAACAAATGAAAAGTTTGCAGGATAAACCCGCGTTTCAACCCCATTAAAAAACCAAAAATAAGTACAATTATTAAAAATAAATCTACCATTCGTTATTTATCCTTTTTCTTGTTTTTTGATCCGAGTAAACTTGCATATTCTTCTTTCAGTTTCATGTAATCATTCATTGTATTTACCGCTGTCAAGACCGCCAGCTCACTTGTGTTTAATTGTTGATTTGCATCATGAATTTCACGCATTTTCTGGTCGACCAAACCTGCAACAAGCCGAACATGCTGCGGTTCTTCCGTTCCTACAATCGTATATGGTTTATTTTGTATTTCAACCGTTACACGTGTTTTATCATTCCGGGCCACATGGATACCCCCCTGAAAAATAGTTCACCTTATATTAACACAAACTTATGCATACAGGAAACTGTTGCCCATTTCATTTCCGCTTCGAATTTGCTATTGTAAAAGTGAAAGATTGGGGGATAATTATGGGACAACTAGTCAATCGCTATACACAGGATTCCATTGCAACAATGAAAAAACATTATGCTGCATCACTGCAATCTGCACCACAAGAGGCAATTTTCAGGGCCAGAACGCAGCATGCGGTTATTACCGCTTTCAAATCAGGCAAAGTAATGTTTCAGGGAAATAACCCCGAAGTTGAAGCTGACAGGTGGGCTGCCGATCAATTAACGGATACAAAACAAGCGTCAAAGAAGAAAAAAAGCTCTCTTTTCGCACCGCCCGAAACCCTTTTTACAAGTAATCATATTGGATCAGATGAAGCCGGTACAGGGGATTACTTCGGACCGATAACAACTGCAGCCGCGTTTGTCAGACATGATCAACTGGACTTATTGAAGGAATTGGGAGTACAGGATTCCAAAAATTTATCCGATCCAACCATCCGAAAAATAGCAGCTGATATCATGCATGTTGACATGCCATATTCACTTTTGATATTGCATAACGAAAAATATAACAGTTTACAAAAAAGGGGATGGACCCAAGGAAAAATGAAAGCAATGCTGCATCATCATGCCATTAATAATGTATGTGAAAAGATTGGGACGGAGCAGCTCAATGGCATTTTGATTGATCAGTTTTGTGAGCCGCATGTTTATAAAAAACATATCGAATCCGAAAAAGAAGAACTTACAGGCAGTACCTATTTCATGACTAAAGCTGAAAGCAGCTCACTCGCCGTTGCTGCCGGTTCAATCATCGCACGGGCAAGCTTTCTGAATGAAATGGATAAATTGTCCAAACAAGTCGGATTCACCTTACCTAAAGGGGCGTCCAAAAAGGTTGATATAACCATTGCAAAAATTATCAAAGCGAAAGGAAAAAACAGATTAAGCACTTGTGCCAAAACACATTTTGCCAATACAAAAAAAGCAGCTCAATATTTATAAGAAGCGAATCAAAGTCTTTTAAAAAGCGGAAATGCCGTATTCAGCACTTCCGCTTTTTAGACTGTTTAAGATCTTACATATGCATCAAACTGGTCATTAACCTTTCCTACAATTTCCTGATAAGACTGTTCAACTTCATTATCTTTCAGCGTCTTTTCAGCGTCCTGATACAACAAACTAATGGCAATTGACTTTTTACCTTCTTCCAAATGCTCCCCTTTATATACATCAAATATGTGGACATTCTGAACCAGCGGAGCTCCCGTTTTCTCAATAAGTTCTTTAATATCGCCGGCCTGAACATTTTCATCCACGATAAAAGCGATATCCCTTGAAACGGATGGATACTTCGGAATCGGTCTGTAGCTGATTGTATTACGGTATACTTCAAACACATAATCCATATCAATATCAAATACATACGTTTCTTTAATATCGAGTTTTTTCTCCAATCTTGGATGAACCTGCCCCAAGTAACCAACCGTTTGTCCCTTTACAGTTACAACAGCACATCTTCCCGGATGAAGATCAGCGATTTTACCCTGTTTAAAGTCAACTTCGATATCGAGGAAATCGAACAACCCTTCCACAATTCCTTTAACAAGGTAAAAGTCTACCTGTTTCTTCTCTTGCTGCCACAGGTGTGTAAGCCAGTTACCTGTAAGCACACCCGACGCCCTTAATTTCTCATTTGGTTGTTCAGTCAGTTCTTTTTCATCTGAAATAAAAACTGTCCCCAGTTCATAATAGGCAAGATCCCTCTGATTCCTGGCCAAGTTATGTGATATGGTTTGCAGCAGTTCAGGAATAAGACTTAACCTAAGTGTTTTATGATCTTCCGTCATCGGCATGGATAAATGAACCTGATTTGGATTCAACTTGGCTATCTCCGGGCTGACAAACTTTCCTGCCCATTCTTCCTTGGTCAAAGAATACGTAATAGTTTCCATCAAGCCGGCACTTTGCAAGTAACCTTTCACTTCCCGTTTTAATAGCTGGTGATTTGTAAGTCCACCTGCCTGTGACGAGCCTTCAGGTAACGTAAACGGAAGATTATCATAGCCATAGATCCGGGCAACTTCCTCCAGCATATCTTCAAAAATGGTAATATCCCCACGTCGGGTTGGAACAGTTACTGAAAAATGATCATCATGCTGTTCAAATGAAAATTGCAATCTGTCTAAAATAGCAGCGATGTCACCTGTGTCAATTTGTGTGCCAAGACGCTTGTTGATTTCAGCGGTATTAATCGCAACTACTTTCTCGGAACGGTCCAGTTCATCAAATATTGCAGGTTCAGCCAGCACAGTCCCGCCTGCATATTGCTGCAGAAGATGTGCTGCCCGCATGCCTGCACGGTAAACACGGTTAGGATCTATACCTTTCTCAAATCGGGTACTTGACTCACTTCGCAACCCAGTTTCTTTAACCGTCCTTCTAACAGACTTAGGATCAAAATATGCAGCTTCCAGCAAAATGGCTTTTGTATCATTGTTAACTTCTGTTTTTGCACCGCCCATAACACCTGCCAGTGCAACAGGTTCGGTACCGTTGGTTATGGCGAGATTATCTGATGAAAGATTCCTTTCCACATCATCCAGCGTAACCATTTTTTCATTTTCATTGGCCCGGCGCACAACAATTTTATCCGAATTCAACAAATCAAAATCAAATGCATGCAGCGGCTGGCCATATTCGAGCAAAACATAGTTAGTAATATCGACAACATTGTTAATTGGTCTTATACCGGCTGCCGTCAATGCATTGCGCATCCACAGTGGTGATTTCCGAATTTCCAAATCTTTAATGATAAACGCTCCATAATAAGGATTTAATTCCGGAGCATCCACATCCACTGTTACGTAATCTGTTGCTTTTTCGGCACTGAAATTCACCGATTCATCAGGGAGCGTTATATTTTGATTTAATATTGCCGCTACCTCGTATGCTACCCCCAGCATGCTCAAACAATCCGCACGGTTGGGTGTCAAATCGAACTCCAATACCGCATCATTCAGGTTTAATAACGGTTCAATAGCTTCACCTACTGCGGTATCGTTCGGGAACACAAAAATCCCTTCAGCAATATCCTTGGGCACATACTTTTCTTCAATACCCAGCTCCTGCAAGGAACAAATCATGCCATTTGATTCGACACCGCGCAATTTCACCTTCTTAATTTTGAAGTTTCCCGGAAGAACTGCGCCAGGCTTGGCAACTGCCACTTTTTGACCTTGTTTGATATTCGGTGCACCGCAAATAATCTGCAATGTTTCGTCACCAACATCAACCTGGCACAAACTCAATTTATCCGCATTCGGATGTTTCCCGCATGACTCCACATAGCCTGTTACAATACCGGAACTCTTTTCAGCGATATACTCTATTCCATCCACTTCAATCCCGGTTTTCGTTATTTTTTCAGCAAGTTCCACCGGGCTGATATCCCCGATATCCACATAATTCTTTAACCAGTTAACAGATACTAACATTAAAGGATACCTCCTTTAGCATGATGATACTGACGCAGAAAACGTACGTCATTTGTATAGAACTGACGGATATCATCGATGCCGTATTTCAGCATTGCGATACGATCCGGTCCCATTCCGAACGCAAATCCCGTATACATTTCGGGATCATATCCGGCCATTTCCAGCACACGCGGATGGACCATGCCGGCACCCAGAATTTCAATCCAGCCTGACTGTTTACAGACAGAACAGCCTTCACCGTGGCAAACTTTACAGGATATATCCATTTCGACGGAAGGTTCAGTGAAAGGGAAAAAGCTTGGACGCAGCCTGATTTCCCGGTCCTGTCCGAACATTTTTTTGGCAAACCGGTTAAGGATGCCTTTCAAATCGCTCATCCGCACATTTTTGTCCACGTACAACCCTTCAATTTGTGTGAATTGATGGGAGTGTGTGGCATCATCTGTATCGCGGCGGTAAACCTTTCCGGGGCAAATCATTTTAACCGGCTGATCACCTTCGTACTGATTCATTGTTCGGGCCTGAACAGGTGATGTATGTGTTCTGAGCAGCAGTTCATTGGTTATATAAAATGTATCCTGCATATCACGTGCCGGATGGTCTTTCGGCAGGTTCAGGGCTTCAAAATTATAATAGTCTGTTTCCACTTCTGGGCCTTCTTTTATTTCAAAACCCATTCCAACAAACAAATCCTCAATCTCCTCAATAATGCTGGTTAACAGATGTGGTCCGCCTACCTGCACAGGCCGGCCAGGCAACGTAACGTCTAATGTTTCTTTTTCCAATTGTTCTTCCAATGCCTTTTCTTCAAGTACGTCACTTTTCTCTTCAATTTTTGCCGAAATTGTTTCCCTGACCTTGTTGGCTATTTCACCGACAACTGGCCGTTCTTCTTTGGAAAGTTTCCCCATTCCTCTGAGAACACCTGTCAATGACCCTTTTTTGCCAAGAACTGCCACTTTAATAACCTGCAGTTCTTTTAAGGAATCGGCATTGTTGATTTGTTTCAATGTTTCTTCCTGAATGGCGTACAGCTCATCCTTCATCATGATTCCTCCTCGTATAATTTGTTCATGAAGCACGGTAATGCAATAGCAGCAATCTGCATGGACTAAAAATGCAAACACAAAAACCCCGCCCCCTTATCGAAGGGACGAGGTTGTCAAGTCGCGGTACCACCCTTATTGACACAACTATTATGTGTCCGGCTCATGTTTTGATAACGGATAAAATTACCCGGTACACCTTTACTTGTATCAACAAGGTCCAAGTGTCTGCTCCAGAGTGAAATGTAATAATTCATCGGCAGAGATGTTTGCAGTCTATGACACCTCTTCCCTTAGCCGACGCTTTCGATTATTACGTGCTCTTTCGTTGCATGTATTGTTCATCATTAGCATTTAAAATCAATTATTATCTTCTAATATAATACATTAAGATGCCGGCTGCAACACTAACGTTCAACGACTCTGCATTTCCATATATCGGAATGTTGACAATTGAATCCGCAAGCCGCAATATACCATTTTGTATCCCTGCTCCTTCATTACCGACAATCAATGCTGTTTTGTCAGGGACAGTTGCTGTTTCGAATGGTACAGATTCAGTTAAAGCCGATGCCCAAATTTCATACCCCTGCTGCTTCAAATCGGGGATTTCATTTATAATGTTCACGTGATAAACGGCTATGTGAAACAATGATCCTTGTGTAGCGCGAATCACTTTATCATTATATGGATCCACCGTTCCATCGCCAAGCAGAACCGCATCAAACCCTGCAGAATCGGCTGTTCGGATAATTGTACCGAGATTTCCCGGATCTTGTATGGCATCCACCAGCAAAACCGCATTTCCTCCGCTTGCAGCGATTTCCTTCATTTCGACAACCGCCGCTATCCCTTGCGGTGCTTCCGTACGTGCTGCATATTTAAAAACTTCGGAGCTGACATAAACAACGATACCCTGAGACCAGTCAGGAACCGTTTTTCCTTCCTCAGCTATTACTTCGAGTACTTTCCAGCCACTTCTGTATGCTTCATCAATCAGGTGATACCCTTCAATAAAAAAAGTACCAGTCTGTTCCCGATCTTTTCGTTTCCCCAGCCTTTTCCACTGTTTAACCCTGTTATTATGAACCGAAGTTATCATACCATTCATCCTTATCAGCTTTTTTTGTTCCCTGTTAACTGGCAATAAGACCCCACTTCAGGCTCCTGAAAAGATGAGTAAGATAATTGTAGGAACAAAAGCCAGTAAAGGTCCGATTTTGCTCACCTGACAATCGGTGGATTATAACCTCTGATTGAAGGTTTACTTTATTATCATACATATTTCCAACTGTTTTGGTCAAACTATCGTTAATCCAAAAAAATTGTGTGAGGTGTTTATCAATGGATTTGAATTTACGCAAAGCAATTGTTACCAACATTGCTTCCAACGATCAGGAACAACTTGAAGCCACTATCGTGGATGCCATTCAACAAGGTGAGGAGAAAATGCTGCCGGGTCTCGGCGTGCTTTTCGAACTCATCTGGAATCAATCCGATGAAGAAAACAGGCAGGAAATGATTGATTCCCTTGAACAAGGAGTCAAACAGGCATCAAGTCAGGAATAAAAACTCAATCATATGAAAAAAATCAAGATAGATGCCCTGATCAGCATCTGTCTTTTTTTATAAAATGCTTTTATATATAGGGTATTCTTTTCGCACTATCCATAAACTGCGACGTAGTGTGATGTTTTACCTCCGCTGCGGAAATACACGTCGCTTTCACTTTCGAGCATAAGTGCGACATCTGCTCAAGCAAACTTTCGCAGTGTCTTCTTTACCGTGAGCGGCTGATACCACTACACCAGTCCGGGTGAGCGGAGGGCGGTGACTCCTGCGGGAACAGCACGAGTCCGAAGACCCCGCAGAGTGGTTTTCTCGAGGAGGCTGAGGCCGTGCCCGCGGAAAGCATCCGCCCGGAGCGATCTCGGACGGCGGGGAGAAAAGCGGATGTTATTAGAAAACAGCAGTTACGTCGCAGTTTAATTCGACTACAGGGTTATATAGCATCATGCATTCACAAAGATTCCAACATAAAATAAGTCTTTATACCCGTAATATGACATTTATACTTAATACTATGAATCTTACGTCCTAATTTACATCTATTATACATTCAATATTCATCTAATTTGAAACTAAATCTATTAAAATATCTTTAACTCAAAACAAAAACACAACGAAAGAACTATTTCATCTGCACCTTATTTCGACACTATTTGACTATAATTCCAAAAAATAGTATATAATGTTTTTATTAGTTATTAAGATTGTATCTTAATAATACATATACTTATAAGGAATTACAGGGAGGAGAGTTCAAGAATTATGGATGAGACAGTTAATAATGGAAACAAGAAACAGGGACTTCCTAAAAAAGTAATTGCCATTTTAGTAGTTGCTTTAGTTATTATTGGTGGAAGTGTAGCAGCCTATGCCCTGTTGGCCGGATCTGCCAAAGCACAATACTTCCTGGCAGAAAAGAACACTATTGAATTTATTGGTGAACAACTGGAGGAACGGTACCAGCCGGAGTTTGACTGGGCCAAGCAGGCAAGTGAAAATCCGACCGAAACCACTCTCGAATTATCAGCTGAATATAATGGCCCACCCGCAATGGGAATGCCTGTGAACCCACAGATTTTGAATAACGCAACAATTGACTTGACAACACAGCTGGACCAACAGGAAACAGAACTATCCACCGATGTCCAGGTAAATTTTGGAGGATTGACCATTAACGATATGAGCATATACATGAATGCTGATGATTTAATGTTGCAACTTCCTTTTTTGCAAGAAACCCTTAAAATTACCGACAAAGGGCTGAGCAAACTGCTTAAGGAATCTGACCCCACAATAAATGGTGAGCTCGATTTCAAAGCATTTTTCAAAAGCATGAATGGGGCATTGTCAGAAGAGGACCGGAAATATATCAAGGAAGAATACCTGACCTTTATTTATGAACAACTTCCAAAAGATGCTTTCCAATCATCGGAAGAAACTGTGAATGTTCAGGACAAGTCCATTGATACGAAAAAAATAACAATGAACCTTTCCGAAAAACAAGTAAAAGATATTATCACGTCCGTCCTTGAAAAGATGCAGAAAGATGATAAATTAAAGGGAATGATCAAAGACCAGATTAAGATTCAACAATTTGGAACACTATCTGCTGGTGCCGTGGCCAATCCGGTTCAGAATGCCATGGAAAACTTCGATAAATCTCTTGAAGAAGCAATGAAGGGAGTAAAAGATTTTCAGATTCCGGAAGGCCTGACATCCGAAATATGGATTAACGATGATCTGATTGTGAAACGAAACATGGAAATCAGCATGGCTCCCCAAGATACTGAGCCTGCCACATTCAGTCTGAACGGTACACAGTTGTTGTCCGACAGCACCCAAAAAGTTAACTATAAAA is a window of Virgibacillus ihumii DNA encoding:
- the pheT gene encoding phenylalanine--tRNA ligase subunit beta; protein product: MLVSVNWLKNYVDIGDISPVELAEKITKTGIEVDGIEYIAEKSSGIVTGYVESCGKHPNADKLSLCQVDVGDETLQIICGAPNIKQGQKVAVAKPGAVLPGNFKIKKVKLRGVESNGMICSLQELGIEEKYVPKDIAEGIFVFPNDTAVGEAIEPLLNLNDAVLEFDLTPNRADCLSMLGVAYEVAAILNQNITLPDESVNFSAEKATDYVTVDVDAPELNPYYGAFIIKDLEIRKSPLWMRNALTAAGIRPINNVVDITNYVLLEYGQPLHAFDFDLLNSDKIVVRRANENEKMVTLDDVERNLSSDNLAITNGTEPVALAGVMGGAKTEVNNDTKAILLEAAYFDPKSVRRTVKETGLRSESSTRFEKGIDPNRVYRAGMRAAHLLQQYAGGTVLAEPAIFDELDRSEKVVAINTAEINKRLGTQIDTGDIAAILDRLQFSFEQHDDHFSVTVPTRRGDITIFEDMLEEVARIYGYDNLPFTLPEGSSQAGGLTNHQLLKREVKGYLQSAGLMETITYSLTKEEWAGKFVSPEIAKLNPNQVHLSMPMTEDHKTLRLSLIPELLQTISHNLARNQRDLAYYELGTVFISDEKELTEQPNEKLRASGVLTGNWLTHLWQQEKKQVDFYLVKGIVEGLFDFLDIEVDFKQGKIADLHPGRCAVVTVKGQTVGYLGQVHPRLEKKLDIKETYVFDIDMDYVFEVYRNTISYRPIPKYPSVSRDIAFIVDENVQAGDIKELIEKTGAPLVQNVHIFDVYKGEHLEEGKKSIAISLLYQDAEKTLKDNEVEQSYQEIVGKVNDQFDAYVRS
- the zapA gene encoding cell division protein ZapA, whose protein sequence is MARNDKTRVTVEIQNKPYTIVGTEEPQHVRLVAGLVDQKMREIHDANQQLNTSELAVLTAVNTMNDYMKLKEEYASLLGSKNKKKDK
- the sspI gene encoding small acid-soluble spore protein SspI — translated: MDLNLRKAIVTNIASNDQEQLEATIVDAIQQGEEKMLPGLGVLFELIWNQSDEENRQEMIDSLEQGVKQASSQE
- a CDS encoding DUF6583 family protein, which codes for MDETVNNGNKKQGLPKKVIAILVVALVIIGGSVAAYALLAGSAKAQYFLAEKNTIEFIGEQLEERYQPEFDWAKQASENPTETTLELSAEYNGPPAMGMPVNPQILNNATIDLTTQLDQQETELSTDVQVNFGGLTINDMSIYMNADDLMLQLPFLQETLKITDKGLSKLLKESDPTINGELDFKAFFKSMNGALSEEDRKYIKEEYLTFIYEQLPKDAFQSSEETVNVQDKSIDTKKITMNLSEKQVKDIITSVLEKMQKDDKLKGMIKDQIKIQQFGTLSAGAVANPVQNAMENFDKSLEEAMKGVKDFQIPEGLTSEIWINDDLIVKRNMEISMAPQDTEPATFSLNGTQLLSDSTQKVNYKMSVVNPAINEESSFNITANLSNKDNKLEDSISLSGGDTTITYNGSSTLEDNTREFERTLAVEGAGTFIWTGEASYNNDRMSSENTLTMEAPDLQQDMISLQIDKEAKTIKKVKQPDDSNVKDIGKMSAMEIQQYIQQEVRPQFQQWFMQIMGVPGGTQGF
- the pheS gene encoding phenylalanine--tRNA ligase subunit alpha, coding for MKDELYAIQEETLKQINNADSLKELQVIKVAVLGKKGSLTGVLRGMGKLSKEERPVVGEIANKVRETISAKIEEKSDVLEEKALEEQLEKETLDVTLPGRPVQVGGPHLLTSIIEEIEDLFVGMGFEIKEGPEVETDYYNFEALNLPKDHPARDMQDTFYITNELLLRTHTSPVQARTMNQYEGDQPVKMICPGKVYRRDTDDATHSHQFTQIEGLYVDKNVRMSDLKGILNRFAKKMFGQDREIRLRPSFFPFTEPSVEMDISCKVCHGEGCSVCKQSGWIEILGAGMVHPRVLEMAGYDPEMYTGFAFGMGPDRIAMLKYGIDDIRQFYTNDVRFLRQYHHAKGGIL
- a CDS encoding TrmH family RNA methyltransferase, with protein sequence MITSVHNNRVKQWKRLGKRKDREQTGTFFIEGYHLIDEAYRSGWKVLEVIAEEGKTVPDWSQGIVVYVSSEVFKYAARTEAPQGIAAVVEMKEIAASGGNAVLLVDAIQDPGNLGTIIRTADSAGFDAVLLGDGTVDPYNDKVIRATQGSLFHIAVYHVNIINEIPDLKQQGYEIWASALTESVPFETATVPDKTALIVGNEGAGIQNGILRLADSIVNIPIYGNAESLNVSVAAGILMYYIRR
- the polX gene encoding DNA polymerase/3'-5' exonuclease PolX, encoding MEVNKKDVIKLLEKIGTYLELKGENSFKISAYRKAAQALEGDDRSLADIDDFTKLKGIGKGTATVINEYIQNGASETLAQLQKEVPEGLIPLLDLPGLGGKKLAKLFQELGVTDADSLKKAVDEGEVEKLAGFGKKSAEKILAALENANKRPERLPIATILPIAEWIETYLQDIPSINDFSRAGSLRRMRETIKDIDFIISADNPAEVRDDLLKLDNIKEIIAQGDTKVSVTLDEAYDVNVDFRIVAPEEFASTLHHFTGSKEHNVAMRQLAKSKGEKINEYGVEVEETGETLTFEGEEQFFHHFGLNFIPPEARENTGELEYFIENVPDLIEQKDIRGDLHMHSTWSDGAQSVEEMVNRAREKKYEYICITDHSKFLRVANGLNEDRLRKQREEISRLNEKYSDIHIFAGVEMDILPDGTLNFDDDFLKEMDFVIGAIHSGFNQSEEKIMERLYAALDNPFVSLIAHPTGRLIGRRAGYQADVEKLIERAKQTGTALELNANPNRLDLSSEWLRKAQEAGVPIAIDTDAHDYLMLEHMKYGTGAARRGWIEKDTVINTWPKAKLIDFMNRNK
- the rnhC gene encoding ribonuclease HIII; this translates as MGQLVNRYTQDSIATMKKHYAASLQSAPQEAIFRARTQHAVITAFKSGKVMFQGNNPEVEADRWAADQLTDTKQASKKKKSSLFAPPETLFTSNHIGSDEAGTGDYFGPITTAAAFVRHDQLDLLKELGVQDSKNLSDPTIRKIAADIMHVDMPYSLLILHNEKYNSLQKRGWTQGKMKAMLHHHAINNVCEKIGTEQLNGILIDQFCEPHVYKKHIESEKEELTGSTYFMTKAESSSLAVAAGSIIARASFLNEMDKLSKQVGFTLPKGASKKVDITIAKIIKAKGKNRLSTCAKTHFANTKKAAQYL
- a CDS encoding CvpA family protein; protein product: MVDLFLIIVLIFGFLMGLKRGFILQTFHLLGFITAFIIAAIYYDVLSDRLALWIPYPELGNSSAWVDFLESMPLEVAFYNAVAFAIIFFAVKIIMQIIASMLDFVADLPVLKSVNKLLGAVLGFVEVYLIIFILLYILALTPMAQIQAWINDSWVALFIIEYTPFLSEKITELWFTQIESTLKG